The window TAAGGCAGCAAGAAATTTCGAATCTTTAGATTTGATCATTAAAGCACTTAAAGATTTAGAGGAGGATGAAACTTTAATCGTTCAATCAGGAAAGCCTGTCGGGATTTTACCTACCCATAAAGATGCTCCTAAAGTATTGATTTCTAATTCTCAACTAGTGCCTAATTGGGCAAATTGGAAGCATTTTGATGAGTTAGAGAAAAAAGGATTGATGATGTACGGTCAGATGACGGCTGGTAGCTGGATTTATATTGGTTCGCAGGGTATTGTGCAAGGGACTTATGAAACATTTGCAGCAATAGCCAATAAAGATTTCAATGGTAGCCTTAAAGGAACCTTAACCGTAACTGCCGGATTGGGTGGAATGGGAGGAGCTCAACCTCTTGCCGTTACCATGAATGATGGAGTTTGTTTAGTAGCTGAAGTGGAACAGTGGAGAATTGATAAAAGGCTTTCTACAAAATATTTAGATGAGTCAATTGAAGATATGGATGCTGCAATTGATAGAGCATTGGAGGCGAAGAAGAATCAAGAAAGAGTTTCAATTGGAGTTCCATGTAATGCAGTGCATTTATTAGAAAGATTAATCGAAAGGGGAATTACGCCCAATGTTTTGACTGATCAAACATCAGCTCATGATCCTTTAATTGGATATATACCACACCAAATAAGTTTAGAAGAATCAAATGTTCTAAGAGAGCAAAATCCTGATAAATATGAGGAATTATCTTATGAGTCAATGTACAGACATGTAGAACTGATGCTTGAACTTCAAAAATCAGGATCTATCACTTTTGATTATGGTAATAACTTAAGAGCTAGAGCTTTTGAAAAAGGCCTAAAAAATGCATTTGATTTCCCAGGATTTGTTCCGGCTTACATTCGTCCACTGTTCTGTGAAGGGAAAGGGCCTTTCAGATGGGCTGCCTTATCGGGTGATCCGGCTGACATAGCAGAAACAGACAGAGTTATTAAAGAATTATTTCCTGAAAATGAATCTTTAATGCGTTGGATGGATATGGCTCAAGAAAGAATTTCTTTTCAGGGATTACCCTCAAGAATCTGTTGGTTAGGACAAGGAGAAAGACAAAAGGCTGGCTTAGCATTCAATAAATTGGTGAAAGAAGGAAAAGTTAAGGCTCCTATTGTAATTGGACGTGATCATTTAGATACTGGATCAGTCGCTTCTCCAAACAGAGAAACAGAAGCCATGTTGGATGGCTCAGATGCTGTAGCTGACTGGCCATTATTAAATGCATTAGTCAATACTGCGGGAGGTGCTAGTTGGGTTTCGTTGCATCATGGTGGTGGTGTGGGTATGGGGTATTCTATCCATGCCGGAATGGTAATCGTAGCGGATGGTACTGATGATGCAGAAAAGAGATTAAAGAGAGTTTTACATAATGACCCAGGAATGGGAGTGATAAGACATGCAGATGCTGGTTATGACATTGCCAAGGATACTGCTAGAAAGCATAAACTGGATTTAAAAGAAAGATTAGAGTA is drawn from Marivirga arenosa and contains these coding sequences:
- the hutU gene encoding urocanate hydratase — translated: METTKKYNPETYKTPTGSKLNCKGWVQEAALRMLLNNLDPEVAERPEDLIVYGGRGKAARNFESLDLIIKALKDLEEDETLIVQSGKPVGILPTHKDAPKVLISNSQLVPNWANWKHFDELEKKGLMMYGQMTAGSWIYIGSQGIVQGTYETFAAIANKDFNGSLKGTLTVTAGLGGMGGAQPLAVTMNDGVCLVAEVEQWRIDKRLSTKYLDESIEDMDAAIDRALEAKKNQERVSIGVPCNAVHLLERLIERGITPNVLTDQTSAHDPLIGYIPHQISLEESNVLREQNPDKYEELSYESMYRHVELMLELQKSGSITFDYGNNLRARAFEKGLKNAFDFPGFVPAYIRPLFCEGKGPFRWAALSGDPADIAETDRVIKELFPENESLMRWMDMAQERISFQGLPSRICWLGQGERQKAGLAFNKLVKEGKVKAPIVIGRDHLDTGSVASPNRETEAMLDGSDAVADWPLLNALVNTAGGASWVSLHHGGGVGMGYSIHAGMVIVADGTDDAEKRLKRVLHNDPGMGVIRHADAGYDIAKDTARKHKLDLKERLE